The Chrysemys picta bellii isolate R12L10 chromosome 12, ASM1138683v2, whole genome shotgun sequence genome has a segment encoding these proteins:
- the LOC135974861 gene encoding olfactory receptor 14A16-like gives MSNRTTVTEFLLLGFSEVRELQILHSVVFLGIYLAALVGNLLVTILVVVDHNLHTPMYFFLMNLSILDLGSISVTVPKSMANSLLNTRSISYSGCVAQVFLFIFFAVVDFAFLTIMAYDRYVAICQPLHYETIMTRGACVQMAASAWISGILVSTMQTGNIFALPFCGGNKVDQFFCEIPQLLKITCNDSYVSEIVITSFLLFLGLSCFAFIIVSYVQIFKAVLRIPSEQGRHKAFSTCLPHLIVVSLLVCTATFAYLKPTSSSTSGFDFMVAVLYSMVPPVINPAIYSMRNKEIKGALRKLTAGKLFKKNKISRFLP, from the coding sequence atgtccaaccgcaCCACTGTgactgagttccttctcctgggattctctgaggttcgggagctgcagattttacactctgtggtgtttctagggatttacctggcagccctggtgGGAAATCTCCTTGTTACCATCCTTGTAGTGGTCGACCAcaaccttcacacccccatgtacttcttcctgatgaatttgTCCATACTAGACCTTGGATCCATCTCTGTCACTGTCCCCAAGTCCATGGCCAACTCCCTATTGAACACCAGGTCGATTTCTTATTCTGGGTGCGTTGCCCAagtctttcttttcattttcttcgcTGTTGTAGACTTTGCTTTTCTCACCATCATGGCTTACGACCGATATGTCGCCAtttgccaaccactgcactatgagactATAATGACCAGgggagcttgtgtccaaatggcagccagtgcctggatcagtggaATTCTCGTTTCTACTATGCAGACTGGGAACATATTTGCATTACCTTTTTGTGGTGGTAAcaaggtggatcagttcttctgtgaaattccCCAGCTGCTCAAGATCACCTGCAATGACTCGTACGTCAGTGAAATTGTTATTACTTCTTTTCTCTTGTTCTTAGGTTTAAGCTGTTTTGCTTTtataattgtgtcatatgttcagatcttcaaagcagtgctgagaatcccctctgagcagggccggcataaagccttctccacctgcctccctcacctcattgtggtctcatTGTTAGTTTGCACTGCCAcctttgcctacctgaaacccacctccagctcaacaTCGGGTTTTGATTTCATGGTGGCTGTTCTTTATTCCATGGTGCCTCCAGTGATAAATCCAgccatctacagcatgaggaacaaggaaaTCAAAGGTGCCCTAAGGAAACTGACTGCGGGGAAGTTATTCAAAAAGAATAAAATTTCCAGATTTCTCCCATGA